The genomic DNA GTCCTTGAGCCGCTCGCGCATCTCCATCACCTTGGGATTGATGGCCTTCATCTTGGCCATGCTTGCATAGGCCTTGGCATTGAGCCAATAGAACGCGGCCTTCAGCAGCACGACCAGCGCGACGATCGACCAGCCCCAGTTGCCCAGAATGCCATGCAGCTGGTTGAGCAACCAGTAGAGCGGCTTGGAGATGATCGCGAAGATGCCGTAGTCCTTGACCAGCTCGAGGCCGGGCGCGAGCGCCTCGAGCTTCTTTTCTTCTTCGGGGCCGGCGAACAGGTCGCTGTCGACGGTTTCCGTGGCGCCCGGCGCCAGCTTCGGCAGGTCGAGCACCATCGCGACCGAGTACAGGTTATTGCCGAGGTCGGCCACGCGGAACTCGCGCTTGAGCTTGTCGCTGCCCGGTGCGTTGAGCAGCCAGGCCGAGACGAAATAGTGCTGCACCATGGCCACCCAGCCGTTGTCAGCGGGCGCAGGCATCTCGACCTTCTTCTTCGCGATGTCGGTGAAGGCCAGCTTGTGGAACTTCTTTTCGTCGGTGTAGACGGCCGGGCCAGTGAAGGTGTTGGTGCCGAACATCGTGCCGGAGGCGACCGTGCCGTGGCGCACCAGTTGCAGATAGAGCTGCGGGTCGAGCGGCTCGTTGCTGACATTCACGATCTGGTGCTTGACGCGAATCGAATAGTCACCGCGCTGGAACACGTAGGTCTTGATGTACTTCAAGCCGCCGACGGGTTGCGACTCGAAGGCCACCTCGAGCGTGTTCTGACCGTCGGCCAGTTCGCGCGGACCGCTGCGCGCGGTCATCAGTGTCAGGTGGTTGGGAAAGCGCTCGCCGGTATCGACCGGATTGAGCAGACCGGTCTGCGCGACATAGCGCGTGGCGGGCGAGCCGTCTTCCATCAAGGTCACATCCTTGACTTCGTTCGGCGGAACGGGACGGCCGAGCACGCGCTGCACGGTTTCGAGCAGGCCGCCGTTGTTCGTCTGGTCGACGTACTTGCGCAGCTGCAATTGCGACAGCGTGCCGCCTTCACCGTCGAGCACGGCTTCGAACACATCGGTGGAGACCTTGACCTTCTCTCCGACGGCCGTCGCCGCGCCTTGCGTCGGAACCGCAGTGCCCACGGCGTTGCCGGCGGCGGGAAGAGCGCTGGCAGATGCGGATGCCCCAGGCGCAGCCGCGGAACCCGACGAATTTGCGGATACGGCCGTCTTGGCGGAAGGAAG from Variovorax sp. PBL-E5 includes the following:
- the yidC gene encoding membrane protein insertase YidC, whose amino-acid sequence is MNDIRRTILWVIFGFSLVLLWDQWQVYNGHKPTFLPSAKTAVSANSSGSAAAPGASASASALPAAGNAVGTAVPTQGAATAVGEKVKVSTDVFEAVLDGEGGTLSQLQLRKYVDQTNNGGLLETVQRVLGRPVPPNEVKDVTLMEDGSPATRYVAQTGLLNPVDTGERFPNHLTLMTARSGPRELADGQNTLEVAFESQPVGGLKYIKTYVFQRGDYSIRVKHQIVNVSNEPLDPQLYLQLVRHGTVASGTMFGTNTFTGPAVYTDEKKFHKLAFTDIAKKKVEMPAPADNGWVAMVQHYFVSAWLLNAPGSDKLKREFRVADLGNNLYSVAMVLDLPKLAPGATETVDSDLFAGPEEEKKLEALAPGLELVKDYGIFAIISKPLYWLLNQLHGILGNWGWSIVALVVLLKAAFYWLNAKAYASMAKMKAINPKVMEMRERLKDKPQEMQQEMMRIYREEKVNPMGGCFPIVIQIPVFIALYWVLLSSVEMRHAPWIGWIHDLSAPDPWFILPVVMTATSLFQTWLNPTPPDPMQAKLMWIMPLAFSVMFIFFPAGLVMYWITNNVLSITQQWFINKRLGVLGTKRSK